A section of the Ornithinimicrobium sufpigmenti genome encodes:
- a CDS encoding M23 family metallopeptidase — MSTRGRSRPTALLMFMAVVVVQALLPGTTSLPGAAALVGDVLGPVDAVMGAADRGMVAVEDEGAVTDRVAAAAQRRPSSTGLVVSQVLGVREPAGRGSSEVAPDRTRTAPWDWPLVGVPPVARAFDLPEQRWLPGHRGLDLVGVAGEQVLAVDAGVITFSGTIAGVGMVSVTHESGLRSTYQPVEEREPRDDRVGRGQRLGVLGATGSHCVSEDCLHLGAVRGRDAYVDPLLLLLGAELALLPVAP; from the coding sequence ATGAGCACGCGCGGTCGGTCTCGGCCGACGGCTCTGCTGATGTTCATGGCGGTGGTGGTGGTGCAGGCCCTGCTGCCGGGCACGACGTCGCTGCCCGGCGCCGCGGCCCTGGTGGGTGACGTGCTGGGGCCGGTCGATGCCGTGATGGGCGCCGCAGACCGCGGGATGGTCGCCGTCGAAGACGAGGGCGCGGTCACCGACAGGGTGGCCGCAGCCGCGCAGCGTCGGCCGTCATCGACGGGCCTGGTGGTCTCGCAGGTGCTGGGGGTGCGCGAGCCAGCCGGGCGAGGATCATCCGAGGTCGCGCCGGACCGCACCCGGACCGCGCCGTGGGACTGGCCCCTGGTCGGCGTCCCGCCCGTCGCCCGGGCCTTCGACCTGCCGGAGCAGCGCTGGCTCCCCGGCCATCGCGGTCTCGACCTGGTCGGGGTCGCGGGCGAGCAGGTGCTGGCCGTCGACGCGGGGGTCATCACCTTCAGCGGCACGATCGCCGGGGTGGGAATGGTCAGCGTGACCCACGAGAGCGGGCTGCGCAGCACCTACCAACCGGTGGAGGAGCGGGAGCCTCGGGACGACCGGGTCGGGCGGGGGCAGCGCCTCGGTGTGCTGGGTGCCACCGGCAGCCACTGCGTGTCCGAGGACTGCCTGCACCTGGGAGCCGTGCGAGGACGGGACGCCTACGTCGATCCCCTGCTCCTGCTGCTCGGTGCGGAGCTCGCCCTGCTCCCGGTGGCACCGTGA
- the dprA gene encoding DNA-processing protein DprA, which yields MSGWSAGTCAPGLDERAARLLLSRLGEPYDEFVQGLVAEYGVLDLVGYALRDGHTPDGTGLGRLLGRRERALAADDDHIARALGLRVLVPGDEEWPAALDELPWAPWCLWVRGPVRLDEVPQRSVAVVGARASTAYGEHQATRLCMDLAERGFAIVSGAAYGIDAAAHRAALAVGGTTLAVLAGGVDVPYPRTNADLIARIGQVGALVSETPPGGAPARMRFLARNRVIAALATGTLVVEAGLRSGARSTAKNARDLGRHLMAVPGPVESAMSAGCHAEIRMGATLVTDAAEVIELVGRIGLDLAPVKQGAVREEDGLDDGLRRVWQWLRPRRSSSVDEVMVRSGLSMAEVLTALGDLEELGLAEHLLDGWRRRSPR from the coding sequence ATGAGCGGCTGGAGCGCGGGGACGTGCGCGCCGGGGCTGGACGAGCGCGCTGCGCGGTTGCTGCTCTCGCGCCTGGGGGAGCCCTACGACGAGTTCGTCCAGGGGCTGGTAGCGGAGTATGGCGTCCTCGACCTGGTCGGCTACGCACTGCGCGACGGACACACTCCGGACGGCACCGGTCTGGGGCGGCTGCTGGGGCGGCGGGAGCGTGCGCTCGCCGCAGACGACGACCACATCGCCCGCGCGCTGGGGCTGCGCGTGCTGGTCCCGGGAGATGAGGAGTGGCCCGCCGCGCTGGACGAGCTGCCGTGGGCGCCCTGGTGCCTGTGGGTGCGCGGACCGGTGCGCCTGGACGAGGTGCCGCAGCGCAGCGTCGCAGTGGTCGGGGCCCGGGCCAGCACCGCCTACGGCGAGCACCAGGCGACGCGACTGTGCATGGACCTCGCCGAGCGGGGTTTCGCCATCGTCTCCGGTGCCGCCTACGGCATCGACGCCGCGGCCCACCGGGCCGCCCTGGCTGTGGGCGGGACGACCCTGGCCGTGCTCGCCGGGGGAGTGGACGTGCCCTACCCCCGCACCAACGCCGACCTCATCGCCCGGATCGGGCAGGTGGGCGCACTGGTCAGCGAGACGCCACCGGGTGGGGCCCCGGCCCGGATGCGCTTCCTGGCCCGCAACCGGGTCATCGCGGCGCTCGCGACCGGCACCCTCGTCGTCGAGGCCGGTCTCCGCTCCGGCGCTCGCTCCACCGCCAAGAACGCCCGTGACCTCGGGCGGCACCTCATGGCCGTGCCCGGCCCGGTGGAGAGCGCCATGTCCGCGGGGTGTCACGCCGAGATCCGGATGGGAGCCACCCTGGTGACCGATGCCGCAGAGGTGATCGAGCTGGTGGGCCGGATCGGTCTGGACCTGGCACCGGTCAAGCAGGGTGCGGTCCGGGAGGAGGACGGCCTCGACGACGGGCTGCGGCGTGTCTGGCAGTGGCTGCGTCCACGCAGGTCGTCGTCGGTCGACGAGGTCATGGTCCGGTCCGGTCTGTCGATGGCGGAGGTCCTGACCGCGCTGGGGGACCTGGAGGAGCTTGGCCTGGCTGAGCATCTGCTCGACGGCTGGCGTCGCAGGTCGCCGCGATGA
- the tsf gene encoding translation elongation factor Ts, giving the protein MAANYTAADIKSLRESTGAGMMDVKKALDEAEGDLAKATDILRVKGLKGVTKREGRSASNGLVRAHVDGGVGTLVEVNCETDFVAKNPKFGELADQLLAQAVAVEAADAEALLASELDGKTVKDIVDDANAGLGEKIEIRRVARVEGDQVVSYLHKTMPDLPAQIGVLVATTGGDQQVARDIAMHVAAFAPTVLNRDEIDSTTVENERRIAEETAREEGKPEQALPKIIEGRVNGFFKENVLLDQAFAKDAKKSVGQVAKEAGAEVTGFARFKVGV; this is encoded by the coding sequence ATGGCTGCGAACTACACCGCCGCTGACATCAAGTCCCTGCGCGAGTCCACCGGCGCCGGGATGATGGACGTCAAGAAGGCGCTCGACGAAGCCGAGGGCGACCTGGCCAAGGCGACCGACATCCTGCGCGTCAAGGGCCTCAAGGGCGTCACCAAGCGCGAGGGCCGCTCGGCCTCCAACGGCCTGGTCCGGGCCCACGTCGACGGCGGCGTCGGCACCCTGGTCGAGGTCAACTGCGAGACCGACTTCGTGGCGAAGAACCCGAAGTTCGGCGAGCTCGCCGACCAGCTGCTGGCCCAGGCCGTCGCGGTCGAGGCCGCGGACGCCGAGGCGCTGCTGGCCTCCGAGCTCGACGGCAAGACCGTCAAGGACATCGTCGACGACGCCAACGCCGGGCTCGGCGAGAAGATCGAGATCCGTCGGGTCGCCCGCGTCGAGGGTGACCAGGTCGTGAGCTACCTGCACAAGACCATGCCCGACCTGCCCGCGCAGATCGGCGTCCTGGTGGCGACCACCGGTGGCGACCAGCAGGTGGCCCGGGACATCGCGATGCACGTCGCGGCTTTCGCGCCGACCGTGCTCAACCGCGACGAGATCGACAGCACGACCGTCGAGAACGAGCGTCGCATCGCCGAGGAGACCGCCCGCGAGGAGGGCAAGCCGGAGCAGGCGCTGCCCAAGATCATCGAGGGTCGCGTCAACGGCTTCTTCAAGGAGAACGTGCTGCTCGACCAGGCGTTCGCCAAGGACGCCAAGAAGTCCGTCGGCCAGGTCGCCAAGGAGGCCGGCGCCGAGGTGACCGGCTTCGCCCGGTTCAAGGTCGGCGTCTGA
- the rlmN gene encoding 23S rRNA (adenine(2503)-C(2))-methyltransferase RlmN, whose translation MTTDLPAPSSSRPAPGALTFTAPRRGKAPQHLADLDLAGRKAWAQELGIPGFRADQVSRHYFERLVADPAQMTDLPKAGREELVSGLLPTLLTPVRTLTADGGATIKQVHRLHDGAMVESVLMRYTGRVTMCISSQAGCGMNCPFCATGQAGLTRNLSTAEIVEQVVAAARTLRHGDLAEAPGEDAAPAGELGAPPEQQDGPGLQVDGHGVGDAREALRVSNVVFMGMGEALANYKAAIGAIRRLVDPSPEGLGMSARGVTMSTVGLVPAIDKLGREGIPVTLALSLHAPDDELRDELVPINTRWKVDEALDAARRYFDTTGRRVSIEYALIRDINDHAWRADLLGEKLNARGRGWVHVNPIPLNPTPGSKWTASRRGVEQQFVERLLAHGIPTTVRDTRGSEIDGACGQLAATV comes from the coding sequence ATGACTACCGACCTGCCCGCCCCCAGCAGCAGCCGACCGGCACCCGGCGCGCTGACCTTCACCGCGCCCCGCCGGGGCAAGGCGCCCCAGCACCTGGCCGACCTCGACCTGGCCGGACGCAAGGCCTGGGCCCAGGAGCTGGGCATCCCGGGCTTTCGCGCCGACCAGGTCAGCCGGCACTACTTCGAGCGCCTAGTCGCCGACCCCGCCCAGATGACCGACCTGCCCAAGGCAGGCCGTGAGGAGCTGGTCTCCGGGCTCCTGCCCACCCTGCTCACCCCGGTCCGCACCCTGACCGCCGACGGTGGCGCCACCATCAAGCAGGTGCACCGGCTGCACGACGGCGCGATGGTCGAGTCGGTGCTGATGCGGTACACCGGACGGGTGACGATGTGCATCTCCAGCCAGGCCGGCTGCGGGATGAACTGCCCGTTCTGCGCGACCGGCCAGGCCGGGCTCACCCGCAACCTGTCCACCGCCGAGATCGTGGAACAGGTCGTCGCCGCCGCGCGCACGCTGCGGCACGGTGACCTCGCCGAGGCACCGGGGGAGGATGCCGCACCGGCCGGTGAGCTGGGTGCGCCCCCCGAGCAGCAGGACGGACCCGGCCTGCAGGTGGACGGGCACGGTGTAGGTGATGCCCGTGAGGCGCTGCGGGTCTCCAACGTGGTCTTCATGGGGATGGGCGAGGCGCTGGCGAACTACAAGGCGGCCATCGGCGCCATCCGTCGCCTGGTGGACCCCTCGCCCGAGGGGCTCGGGATGTCGGCCCGCGGGGTGACGATGTCTACCGTCGGGTTGGTCCCGGCGATCGACAAGCTGGGCCGGGAGGGCATCCCGGTCACCCTGGCGCTGTCCCTGCACGCCCCGGACGACGAGCTGCGCGACGAGCTGGTGCCGATCAACACCCGGTGGAAGGTCGACGAGGCGCTGGACGCGGCGCGACGCTACTTCGACACCACCGGTCGACGCGTCTCCATCGAGTACGCCCTCATCCGGGACATCAACGACCACGCCTGGCGGGCTGACCTGCTGGGCGAGAAGCTGAACGCCCGCGGCCGGGGCTGGGTGCACGTCAACCCCATCCCGCTGAACCCGACCCCCGGATCGAAGTGGACCGCCTCCCGGCGCGGGGTCGAGCAGCAGTTCGTCGAGCGGCTGCTCGCCCACGGCATCCCGACCACCGTCCGCGACACCCGTGGCTCGGAGATCGACGGCGCCTGCGGGCAGCTGGCTGCCACCGTCTAG
- the frr gene encoding ribosome recycling factor — MSEVVEMALMEAEEKMDKALEVAREDMSSIRTGRAHPGMFSRLEVDYYGAATPLQQLASFTVQDARTLLITPYDKGSLREIEKTLRDSDLGANPSNDGNAIRIVMPQLTEERRKEYIKLAHTKGEDAKISVRHVRRHAKDQIDKAVKDGEIGEDEGTRAEKELEALTKSRVDAIDEILKVKEAELLEV; from the coding sequence ATGTCCGAGGTCGTCGAGATGGCCCTCATGGAGGCCGAGGAGAAGATGGACAAGGCGCTGGAGGTGGCGCGGGAGGACATGTCCTCGATCCGCACCGGCCGGGCCCACCCCGGCATGTTCAGCCGGCTCGAGGTCGACTACTACGGCGCGGCGACCCCGCTGCAGCAGCTGGCCAGCTTCACCGTCCAGGACGCGCGCACGCTGCTCATCACGCCCTACGACAAGGGCTCGCTGCGGGAGATCGAGAAGACGCTGCGCGACTCCGACCTCGGGGCCAACCCCAGCAACGACGGCAACGCGATCCGGATCGTCATGCCGCAGCTGACGGAGGAGCGGCGCAAGGAGTACATCAAGCTCGCGCACACCAAGGGTGAGGACGCCAAGATCTCGGTGCGGCACGTGCGGCGGCACGCGAAGGACCAGATCGACAAGGCCGTCAAGGACGGTGAGATCGGCGAGGACGAGGGCACCCGCGCGGAGAAGGAGCTCGAGGCGCTGACCAAGAGCCGCGTCGATGCGATCGATGAGATTCTCAAGGTCAAGGAGGCCGAGCTGCTCGAGGTCTGA
- a CDS encoding RDD family protein, which yields MPSISAISPPAPSLRPGAVARVRSWLLDWLVVGAWLGALTVLGLILRPLLPAGDPGATTLRDLLTADVLITVATVLPYLLYLVLTEASSRHATLGKRWAGLRVARVDGSAPTVGAVWVRNLVKVLAWQLGHMGFTRGMFEIQVGLGIGFGIVGTLLGLACALPALVGGRGIHDRIAGTRVEGGTAPPRRSGS from the coding sequence ATGCCGTCCATCTCCGCCATCTCTCCGCCTGCGCCATCCCTCCGGCCCGGGGCGGTCGCGCGGGTGCGGTCCTGGCTGCTCGACTGGCTGGTGGTGGGTGCCTGGCTGGGTGCCCTCACCGTGCTGGGTCTCATCCTGCGACCGCTGCTCCCCGCGGGCGACCCGGGCGCGACGACGCTGCGCGACCTGCTCACGGCAGACGTGCTCATCACGGTCGCCACGGTGCTGCCGTACCTGCTCTACCTCGTCCTCACCGAGGCCTCCTCGCGGCACGCGACCCTGGGCAAGCGCTGGGCCGGCCTGCGCGTCGCGAGGGTTGACGGGTCCGCACCGACCGTCGGCGCGGTCTGGGTGCGCAACCTGGTCAAGGTCCTGGCCTGGCAGCTGGGCCACATGGGCTTCACCCGGGGCATGTTCGAGATCCAGGTCGGACTCGGCATCGGGTTCGGCATCGTGGGCACCCTGCTGGGTCTGGCCTGCGCCCTGCCCGCGCTGGTCGGTGGCCGCGGCATCCACGACCGGATCGCCGGGACGCGGGTGGAGGGCGGCACAGCTCCCCCGCGCAGGAGCGGCTCGTGA
- the rpsB gene encoding 30S ribosomal protein S2 translates to MAVVTMRQLLESGVHFGHQTRRWNPKMKRFIMTERNGIYIIDLQQSLTYLNEAYDFVKQTVAHGGSILFVGTKKQAQEAIAEQATRVGMPYVNHRWLGGMLTNFQTVSKRLTRMKELEEIDFDDVAGSMHTKKELLMMRREFDKLSKTLGGIRDMQKVPSAVWVVDTKKEHLAVTEARKLGLPVIAILDTNCDPDEVDYKIPGNDDAIRSVALLTRVVADGVAEGLMARAGGGSESSAEGAAAEPMAEWERELLAGGEPEQSGDVTATPAEAATEEQPAAEAVESVVDAPVEAPAEGPAEGAATPGADAAPAIDADGDTQVAEPTKS, encoded by the coding sequence ATGGCCGTCGTCACCATGCGCCAGCTCCTGGAGAGCGGCGTCCACTTCGGGCACCAGACCCGTCGGTGGAACCCCAAGATGAAGCGCTTCATCATGACCGAGCGCAACGGCATCTACATCATCGACCTGCAGCAGTCGCTGACCTACCTCAACGAGGCCTACGACTTCGTCAAGCAGACCGTCGCCCACGGCGGCAGCATCCTCTTCGTCGGCACCAAGAAGCAGGCCCAGGAGGCCATCGCGGAGCAGGCGACCCGGGTCGGGATGCCCTACGTGAACCACCGCTGGCTCGGTGGCATGCTCACCAACTTCCAGACCGTCTCCAAGCGCCTCACGCGCATGAAGGAGCTGGAGGAGATCGACTTCGACGACGTGGCGGGCAGCATGCACACGAAGAAGGAGCTGCTCATGATGCGTCGCGAGTTCGACAAGCTGAGCAAGACGCTGGGCGGCATCCGGGACATGCAGAAGGTGCCCTCGGCCGTCTGGGTCGTCGACACCAAGAAGGAGCACCTCGCCGTCACCGAGGCCCGCAAGCTAGGCCTGCCGGTCATCGCGATCCTCGACACCAACTGCGACCCGGACGAGGTCGACTACAAGATCCCCGGCAACGACGACGCGATCCGCTCCGTCGCCCTGCTGACCCGCGTGGTGGCCGACGGCGTCGCCGAGGGCCTGATGGCCCGCGCCGGCGGTGGCTCCGAGTCCAGCGCCGAGGGCGCTGCGGCCGAGCCGATGGCCGAGTGGGAGCGCGAGCTCCTCGCCGGCGGCGAGCCCGAGCAGAGCGGCGACGTCACCGCCACCCCGGCCGAGGCCGCGACCGAGGAGCAGCCGGCCGCCGAGGCCGTCGAGTCCGTCGTCGACGCGCCGGTCGAGGCGCCCGCCGAGGGCCCGGCCGAGGGTGCTGCCACCCCGGGTGCCGACGCCGCCCCCGCGATCGACGCCGACGGTGACACCCAGGTCGCCGAGCCGACCAAGTCCTGA
- a CDS encoding pyridoxal phosphate-dependent aminotransferase — translation MTSDRLVQRLRPFGTSVFAEMTQRALRFDAVNLGQGFPDTEGPREMVQVAHESLLGGQNQYAPARGLPVLREAVAAHQERFYGIPVDPDRQVLVTVGATEAIAAALIALVEPGEEVLMVEPYYDSYAACVGMAGGVRRTVQLRFPDLTLDVDALRAAVTGRTRVLLLNTPHNPTGKVFSRAELEAVAALAIEHDLIVISDEVYEHLVFDELTHVPIATLPGMTERTLTISSVGKTFSFTGWKTGWVTGPADLIDAVAAVKQFLTFVGVTHLQPAVAHGLSMPDDFFTGFAAELQAKRDLVVTALTEVGVPVSPCQGTYFVIADFAGHGVEDAVDFCRRMPEELGVVGVPVSVFCDDPAPVASLVRFAFCKREDVLREAARRLHRLPRP, via the coding sequence ATGACCTCGGACCGGCTCGTCCAGCGCCTTCGCCCCTTCGGCACGTCGGTCTTCGCCGAGATGACCCAACGGGCCCTGCGGTTCGACGCGGTCAACCTCGGCCAGGGCTTCCCCGACACCGAGGGGCCGCGGGAGATGGTGCAGGTGGCGCACGAGTCGCTCCTGGGCGGTCAGAACCAGTACGCCCCGGCCCGCGGCCTGCCCGTCCTGCGCGAAGCCGTGGCCGCGCACCAGGAGCGGTTCTACGGCATACCCGTGGACCCGGATCGGCAGGTGCTGGTCACCGTCGGCGCGACGGAGGCGATCGCGGCGGCGCTCATCGCGCTGGTCGAGCCGGGCGAGGAGGTGCTGATGGTCGAGCCCTACTACGACTCCTACGCCGCCTGCGTGGGGATGGCCGGCGGGGTCCGCCGGACGGTCCAGCTGCGCTTCCCCGACCTCACGCTGGACGTCGACGCGCTCCGGGCCGCCGTGACCGGGCGGACGCGGGTGCTGCTGCTCAACACCCCGCACAACCCGACGGGCAAGGTCTTCTCCCGTGCCGAGCTGGAGGCGGTGGCCGCCCTCGCGATCGAGCACGACCTCATCGTGATCTCCGACGAGGTCTACGAGCACCTCGTCTTCGACGAGCTCACGCATGTGCCGATCGCGACGCTGCCGGGGATGACCGAGCGCACGCTGACCATCTCCTCGGTCGGCAAGACCTTCTCCTTCACCGGCTGGAAGACGGGCTGGGTCACCGGGCCCGCCGACCTGATCGACGCGGTCGCGGCGGTCAAGCAGTTCCTCACCTTCGTCGGCGTTACCCACCTGCAGCCGGCGGTCGCCCACGGGCTGTCGATGCCGGACGACTTCTTCACCGGCTTCGCCGCCGAGCTGCAGGCGAAGCGCGACCTGGTCGTGACCGCGCTCACCGAGGTCGGGGTGCCGGTCAGCCCGTGCCAGGGCACCTACTTCGTCATCGCCGACTTCGCCGGGCACGGTGTCGAGGACGCGGTCGACTTCTGCCGGCGGATGCCCGAGGAGCTGGGCGTGGTCGGTGTCCCGGTCTCGGTCTTCTGCGACGACCCCGCCCCGGTGGCGTCCCTGGTGCGGTTCGCCTTCTGCAAGCGCGAGGACGTGCTGCGCGAGGCGGCGCGCCGTCTCCACCGGCTGCCCCGTCCCTGA
- a CDS encoding phosphatidate cytidylyltransferase codes for MTDDQTQRPVAHASPASRPAPRPADPAPARTPRAGRNLPAAIAVAVALLLLIGASLAFWKPAFVLVVTAAAVVGVWELSAAIRHGRVHPPLPPLLLSTALVPLAFWGGADALGLGFAAAAALVLLWRAVGPPEGAVRDIAGGVFIIAYVPLLAAITSLMLAEPDGVGRIITFILVTVASDTGGYAVGVFKGRTPMAPSLSPKKSWEGFSGSVATSAVVGAACVALLLDGAWWAGLVVGAFAAVFATIGDLAESSIKRDLGIKDMGSLLPGHGGIMDRLDSLLITATVCWALLHVLV; via the coding sequence ATGACGGACGACCAGACACAGAGGCCGGTGGCGCACGCGTCCCCGGCCTCTCGTCCTGCCCCCAGGCCCGCCGACCCCGCGCCCGCGCGGACACCCCGGGCCGGGCGCAACCTGCCGGCGGCCATCGCCGTCGCGGTGGCGCTGCTGCTGCTCATCGGGGCAAGCCTGGCCTTCTGGAAGCCGGCCTTCGTCCTGGTGGTGACCGCGGCCGCCGTCGTCGGGGTCTGGGAGCTGTCCGCCGCGATCCGCCACGGACGCGTGCACCCGCCCCTGCCGCCGCTGCTGCTGTCGACGGCACTGGTGCCGCTCGCCTTCTGGGGCGGTGCGGACGCGCTCGGTCTGGGCTTCGCTGCGGCGGCCGCCCTAGTCCTGCTGTGGCGCGCGGTCGGTCCGCCCGAGGGTGCCGTGCGGGACATCGCCGGCGGGGTCTTCATCATCGCCTACGTGCCGCTGCTGGCGGCGATCACCTCGCTGATGCTCGCCGAGCCGGACGGCGTCGGCCGCATCATCACCTTCATCCTCGTCACCGTCGCCTCCGACACCGGGGGGTATGCCGTCGGGGTGTTCAAGGGACGGACCCCCATGGCGCCGTCGCTGTCGCCGAAGAAGTCCTGGGAGGGGTTCTCCGGGTCCGTCGCGACCAGCGCGGTGGTGGGTGCGGCGTGCGTGGCGCTGCTGCTCGACGGCGCCTGGTGGGCCGGGCTGGTCGTGGGGGCGTTCGCCGCCGTCTTCGCCACCATCGGCGACCTGGCCGAGTCGTCGATCAAGCGCGACCTGGGCATTAAGGACATGGGCAGCCTGCTGCCCGGCCACGGCGGGATCATGGACCGGCTGGACTCGCTGCTCATCACCGCCACCGTCTGCTGGGCGCTGCTGCACGTCCTGGTCTGA
- a CDS encoding tyrosine recombinase XerC produces MQPGCAAVLTPKVVDAFEQHLRVEKGRSDHTVRAYLADLRDLDAHLITQGLTDLDEVRLADLRSWLGRLGADGAARSTVSRRAAAAKTFFRWAHRDGRVGQDPSLRLLAPGRDKHLPAVLRAPQAGELMDLAGVAADDDDPVHQRNRAMLELLYASGMRVGELTGLDVDDVDLQAGTARVLGKGAKERIVPFGAPAADALQVWLAAGRPRLATDASGPALFLGRRGRRVDQRQVRSSLQELLRHLPDTPAMGPHGLRHSAATHLLEGGADLRTVQELLGHASLATTQIYTHVSVDRLRAAYQQAHPRA; encoded by the coding sequence ATCCAGCCGGGATGCGCGGCCGTTCTGACCCCCAAGGTCGTCGATGCGTTCGAGCAGCACCTGCGGGTGGAGAAGGGGCGTTCGGACCACACGGTCCGTGCCTACCTCGCCGACCTGCGCGACCTGGACGCCCACCTGATCACGCAGGGGCTGACCGATCTCGACGAGGTACGCCTGGCCGACCTGCGCTCCTGGCTGGGCAGGTTGGGAGCCGATGGCGCGGCGCGGTCCACGGTCTCCCGGCGCGCCGCGGCGGCCAAGACCTTCTTCCGCTGGGCCCACCGTGACGGCCGGGTCGGCCAGGACCCCTCGCTGCGGCTCCTCGCGCCGGGCAGGGACAAGCACCTGCCTGCCGTGCTACGAGCACCTCAGGCCGGGGAGCTGATGGACCTGGCCGGTGTCGCCGCGGACGACGACGACCCGGTGCACCAGCGCAACCGGGCCATGCTGGAGCTGCTCTACGCCTCGGGCATGCGGGTCGGCGAGCTGACCGGTCTCGACGTGGACGACGTCGACCTGCAGGCCGGCACTGCCAGGGTGCTGGGCAAGGGGGCCAAGGAGCGGATCGTGCCGTTCGGCGCCCCGGCCGCCGATGCACTGCAGGTGTGGCTGGCCGCGGGGCGGCCCCGGCTGGCGACCGACGCCTCCGGTCCAGCGCTCTTCCTGGGTCGCCGCGGGCGTCGGGTGGACCAGCGGCAGGTCCGTTCGTCGCTGCAGGAGCTGCTGCGCCACCTGCCCGACACCCCGGCCATGGGTCCGCACGGACTGCGGCACAGCGCCGCCACCCACCTGCTCGAGGGCGGCGCCGACCTGCGCACGGTCCAGGAGCTGCTGGGGCACGCCAGCCTGGCCACGACACAGATCTATACCCACGTCTCGGTCGACCGACTGCGGGCCGCGTACCAGCAGGCCCACCCCCGCGCCTGA
- the pyrH gene encoding UMP kinase — protein MTSTVPAPAALHSPTSPPATDTPHSRRRVLLKLSGEAFGGGKVGVDPDVVRGIARQIAKAHAEGVEIAVVMGGGNFFRGAQLQQRGMERSRADYMGMLGTVMNCLALQDYLEKEGVDTRVQTAITMGQVAEPYIPRKAIRHLEKGRVVIFGAGAGMPYFSTDTVSAQRALEIKCDAVLMSKHGVDGVYTGDPHADPQAVKLDELTFSEALSSNLRVVDAAAFSLCMDNELPMLVFGIDGEDSITQAIKGEKIGTLVTAG, from the coding sequence ATGACCTCGACCGTGCCCGCACCCGCCGCCCTGCACTCCCCGACCTCACCCCCGGCCACGGACACGCCCCACTCGCGGCGCCGGGTGCTGCTGAAGCTGTCGGGCGAGGCCTTCGGCGGCGGCAAGGTCGGAGTGGACCCGGACGTCGTCAGAGGGATCGCGCGCCAGATCGCGAAGGCGCACGCGGAGGGTGTGGAGATCGCGGTCGTCATGGGCGGTGGCAACTTCTTCCGTGGCGCCCAGCTGCAGCAACGGGGCATGGAGCGCTCACGCGCCGACTACATGGGCATGCTGGGCACCGTGATGAACTGCCTGGCGCTGCAGGACTACCTGGAGAAGGAGGGCGTGGACACCCGCGTCCAGACCGCCATCACCATGGGCCAGGTTGCCGAGCCCTACATCCCGCGCAAGGCCATCCGGCACCTGGAGAAGGGACGGGTGGTCATCTTCGGCGCAGGGGCCGGCATGCCGTACTTCTCCACCGACACCGTCTCGGCGCAGCGCGCCCTGGAGATCAAGTGCGACGCGGTCCTGATGAGCAAGCACGGGGTGGACGGTGTCTACACCGGCGACCCCCACGCCGACCCCCAGGCGGTCAAGCTCGACGAGCTGACCTTCAGCGAGGCGCTGAGCAGCAACCTGCGCGTGGTCGACGCCGCGGCGTTCAGCCTGTGCATGGACAACGAGCTGCCGATGCTGGTCTTCGGCATCGACGGCGAGGACTCGATCACCCAGGCGATCAAGGGTGAGAAGATCGGGACACTGGTCACCGCCGGCTGA